One part of the Segnochrobactrum spirostomi genome encodes these proteins:
- a CDS encoding phosphotransferase, whose product MPDFSDDFDRIRSFPLWDGPIEIRPLDGGITNKNFVVHRRAGGSVVVRLADDIPDHGILRFNEVAAARAAFAAGLSPEVIAAGPGFLVTRFLNGRPLTSEEVRSPANLPRIVDLLRRCHTDIPKHFRGPALIFWVFQVIRSYAGLLVDDGSRLAPELPRLLAVTEELERTVGPVEIVFGHNDLLPGNLFDDGERLWLLDWDYAGFNTGLFDLANLASNNGFSARDEADLLALYAGAPPAPARLRAFEAMKCASLLREALWSAVSESRSTIDFDYVAYTDGLVAQFETALTAFRG is encoded by the coding sequence GTGCCGGACTTCAGCGACGATTTCGACCGCATCCGCAGCTTTCCGCTCTGGGACGGGCCGATCGAGATCCGCCCGCTCGACGGCGGTATCACGAACAAGAATTTCGTGGTCCACCGCCGCGCCGGCGGCAGCGTCGTCGTCCGCCTCGCCGACGACATTCCTGACCACGGCATCCTGCGCTTCAACGAGGTCGCCGCCGCCCGCGCCGCCTTCGCCGCCGGGCTGTCGCCGGAGGTGATCGCGGCGGGGCCGGGCTTCCTCGTCACCCGTTTCCTGAACGGCCGCCCCCTCACCTCCGAAGAGGTTCGTTCGCCGGCGAACCTGCCGCGGATCGTCGACCTGCTGCGCCGCTGCCACACCGATATCCCGAAACATTTCCGCGGGCCCGCGCTGATCTTCTGGGTTTTCCAGGTGATCCGCTCCTATGCCGGGCTCCTCGTCGACGACGGCTCGCGCCTCGCGCCGGAGCTGCCGCGCCTCCTCGCCGTCACCGAGGAGCTTGAGCGCACCGTCGGCCCGGTCGAGATCGTGTTCGGCCACAACGACCTCTTGCCCGGCAATCTGTTCGACGACGGCGAGCGGCTCTGGCTGCTCGATTGGGATTATGCCGGCTTCAACACCGGCCTGTTCGACCTCGCCAACCTCGCCTCCAACAACGGCTTCTCCGCCCGCGACGAAGCCGACCTCCTCGCCCTCTACGCCGGCGCCCCGCCCGCTCCCGCGCGGCTCAGGGCGTTCGAGGCGATGAAGTGCGCCTCGCTGCTGCGCGAGGCGCTGTGGAGCGCGGTGTCGGAGAGCCGGTCCACCATCGACTTCGATTATGTCGCCTACACCGACGGTCTCGTGGCGCAGTTCGAGACCGCTCTGACCGCCTTCCGCGGTTGA
- the sthA gene encoding Si-specific NAD(P)(+) transhydrogenase, whose amino-acid sequence MSDYNMIVIGSGPSGRRAAVQSAKLGKSVLVVERGRRVGGVSVHTGTIPSKTLRETVLNLSGWRERGFYGRAYRVKQDIDATDLLARLHKTLDHEVEVLEHQFSRNGVRTARGSARFRDAHTVEVTSDSGAVQAYTADNVLIACGTRPFRPNNVPFNGTSVFDSDEIIELPRLPRSLTVIGAGVIGVEYATIFSALDVAVTLIEPRKTFLDFIDKELIEEFVHDLRDRNVGLRLGAAVNSVELNAAGRVATTLADGRTVTSDMLLYAAGRAGATDDLNLASIGLGVDERGRIKVDPKTLQTEIPHIYAAGDVIGFPSLASTSMEQGRVAACHAFGLSPPPPPEFFPYGIYSVPEISTVGMTEEEVRERGIPYECGIARFRETSRGHIMGLHSGMMKMIFSTQSRRLLGVHIVGEGATELIHIGQAVLNLKGTIDYFIENTFNYPTLAEAYKIAGLDAWNRMVRV is encoded by the coding sequence ATGAGCGACTATAATATGATCGTGATCGGCAGCGGCCCCTCCGGTCGGCGGGCCGCCGTGCAGAGCGCGAAACTCGGGAAGTCGGTTCTCGTGGTGGAGCGCGGCCGGCGCGTCGGCGGCGTCTCGGTCCACACCGGCACGATCCCGTCCAAGACCCTGCGTGAGACGGTGCTCAACCTCTCGGGGTGGCGCGAGCGCGGCTTTTACGGACGCGCCTACCGCGTCAAACAGGACATCGACGCGACCGATCTCCTCGCCCGTCTCCACAAGACGCTCGATCACGAAGTGGAGGTGCTGGAGCACCAATTCAGCCGCAACGGCGTCCGCACCGCCCGCGGCAGCGCCCGCTTCCGCGACGCGCACACGGTCGAAGTGACGTCCGACAGCGGGGCGGTGCAGGCCTACACCGCGGACAATGTTCTCATCGCCTGCGGAACGCGGCCATTTCGCCCGAACAATGTGCCCTTCAACGGCACCAGCGTGTTCGACAGCGACGAGATCATCGAACTGCCGCGGCTGCCGCGCAGCCTGACCGTCATCGGTGCCGGCGTCATCGGCGTCGAATATGCGACCATCTTCAGCGCCCTCGACGTCGCGGTCACGCTGATCGAGCCGCGCAAGACCTTCCTCGACTTCATCGACAAGGAACTGATCGAGGAGTTCGTCCACGACCTCCGGGACCGCAACGTCGGGCTCCGGCTCGGCGCGGCGGTCAATTCGGTCGAACTCAACGCGGCGGGCCGCGTCGCCACCACCCTCGCCGACGGCCGCACCGTGACGAGCGACATGCTACTCTACGCCGCCGGACGGGCGGGCGCCACGGACGACCTCAATCTCGCGTCGATCGGTCTAGGCGTCGACGAGCGCGGCCGCATCAAGGTCGATCCGAAGACCCTCCAGACCGAGATCCCGCACATCTACGCCGCCGGCGACGTCATCGGCTTTCCGAGCCTCGCCTCCACCTCGATGGAGCAGGGTCGCGTCGCCGCCTGCCACGCCTTCGGGCTGTCGCCGCCGCCGCCGCCGGAATTCTTCCCTTACGGCATCTATTCCGTGCCGGAGATTTCGACCGTCGGCATGACCGAGGAGGAAGTCCGCGAGCGCGGCATTCCCTACGAATGCGGCATCGCCCGCTTCCGCGAGACGTCGCGCGGCCACATCATGGGGCTGCACAGCGGCATGATGAAGATGATCTTCTCGACACAGTCCCGCCGCCTGCTCGGCGTCCACATCGTCGGCGAAGGCGCGACCGAGCTCATCCACATCGGCCAGGCCGTGCTCAACCTCAAAGGCACGATCGATTATTTCATCGAGAACACCTTTAACTACCCGACCCTCGCCGAGGCCTACAAGATCGCCGGCCTCGACGCCTGGAACCGGATGGTGCGGGTGTAA
- a CDS encoding GGDEF domain-containing protein codes for MINLDIATVIFLHVTVLAAGAVAFAHLQRQVPWPVPLRWLGLAYAIVGVGALSAALGEHGALPPWLWQPLSLGCGTGGFAALWCGIRMLSRERGMPTAWLLLVPLGWLVFAHVIGFVAENWQRAGIFHLNAVVFLGATAWEVLRGRRREPLPSRLPLAIMLAVFALSFLAGIAMIASGTVRAARIAFEFYIQIFCYFGVVILVYGLVNERAQKRLRLSAEIDPLTGLGNRARLVSSVPPEVQGGDAAILLDIDHFKAVNDKFGHSAGDRVLAAVAETLRAKLRREDICVRYGGEEFAIILPDWQDVGAVAERLRGAIEAVKVPLGDSEIGVTVSLGVAISRTGNHSWTDLIDAADAALYEAKRAGRNRVVVQRLPAPVPARQRAGMLEDA; via the coding sequence GTGATCAATCTCGACATAGCGACAGTCATTTTCCTCCACGTGACAGTCCTGGCCGCGGGCGCCGTCGCCTTCGCGCACTTGCAGCGGCAGGTTCCGTGGCCGGTGCCGCTTCGGTGGCTCGGTCTCGCTTATGCGATCGTCGGGGTGGGGGCGCTCTCCGCGGCGCTGGGCGAGCACGGCGCCTTGCCGCCCTGGCTTTGGCAGCCTCTCAGCCTGGGATGTGGAACCGGCGGTTTCGCGGCTCTTTGGTGCGGCATCCGCATGCTGAGCCGCGAGCGTGGTATGCCGACGGCTTGGCTGCTGCTGGTTCCCCTCGGCTGGCTGGTGTTTGCGCACGTCATCGGCTTTGTCGCGGAGAATTGGCAACGGGCCGGCATCTTCCATTTGAACGCTGTGGTGTTTCTGGGGGCCACGGCGTGGGAGGTTCTCCGGGGCCGGCGCCGCGAGCCGCTGCCGTCGCGCTTACCGCTCGCGATCATGCTCGCGGTGTTCGCGCTCTCCTTCCTGGCGGGGATCGCCATGATCGCGTCCGGCACCGTTCGTGCAGCGCGGATCGCCTTCGAGTTTTACATTCAGATCTTCTGCTATTTCGGCGTCGTCATTCTCGTTTATGGCTTGGTAAATGAACGAGCCCAGAAGCGCCTGCGGCTGTCGGCGGAGATCGACCCGCTGACCGGTCTCGGCAATCGGGCCCGTCTCGTCAGCTCCGTCCCGCCGGAAGTGCAAGGCGGTGATGCGGCGATCCTGCTCGACATCGACCACTTCAAGGCGGTGAACGACAAGTTCGGTCACAGCGCTGGCGATCGGGTGCTCGCCGCCGTCGCCGAGACGCTTCGCGCGAAGCTGCGGCGGGAGGACATCTGCGTTCGCTATGGCGGCGAGGAGTTCGCCATCATCCTGCCGGACTGGCAGGACGTTGGGGCTGTCGCCGAGCGGCTGCGCGGGGCGATCGAGGCCGTGAAGGTCCCCTTGGGGGATTCGGAAATCGGCGTCACTGTGAGCCTGGGCGTCGCGATCTCACGCACCGGCAACCATTCGTGGACGGATCTGATCGACGCGGCCGACGCCGCGCTCTACGAGGCGAAGCGGGCGGGGCGCAACCGCGTCGTCGTGCAGCGCTTGCCGGCGCCTGTGCCGGCCCGCCAGCGGGCCGGCATGCTCGAAGACGCGTGA
- a CDS encoding YoaK family protein has protein sequence MTAHLKIGPNEAQHVRVADALRLLVRAERSAAADAWLGTALCFIAGASNAGGFLAVGQYTSHMSGIVSAMADNLAIGGVWLVVAGFSAFAAFAMGAGSSAILIHWGRRHHARQQYTLPLLVEAALLLGFGVLGAMRADIPNFALFGVPYLCFVMGLQNAIITKISQSRIRTTHVTGMVTDLGIELGKLAYWNRSGPGLPPVQADLKKLALLATLLSAFFIGGVTGALGFKYVGFITTVPLAAALFVLAGVPVLEDVIARRAVRALRERR, from the coding sequence ATGACCGCGCATTTGAAAATCGGGCCCAATGAGGCCCAGCATGTCCGCGTTGCAGACGCGTTGCGCCTGCTCGTCCGGGCGGAACGCAGCGCGGCCGCCGACGCTTGGCTCGGGACCGCGCTGTGCTTCATCGCGGGCGCCTCGAACGCGGGCGGGTTCCTGGCGGTCGGCCAATATACCTCGCACATGTCGGGCATCGTCTCGGCGATGGCCGACAATCTCGCCATCGGCGGGGTCTGGCTCGTCGTTGCCGGGTTCTCGGCGTTCGCCGCGTTCGCCATGGGCGCGGGCTCCTCGGCGATTCTCATCCATTGGGGCCGCCGCCACCACGCGCGCCAGCAATATACCCTGCCGCTGCTCGTTGAAGCGGCCCTCCTGCTCGGCTTCGGCGTGCTCGGGGCGATGCGTGCCGACATCCCGAACTTCGCGCTGTTCGGGGTCCCCTATCTCTGCTTCGTGATGGGGTTGCAGAACGCGATCATCACCAAGATCTCCCAGTCCCGCATCCGCACGACCCACGTCACCGGCATGGTGACCGATCTCGGCATCGAGCTCGGCAAGCTCGCCTATTGGAACCGCAGCGGCCCGGGCCTCCCGCCCGTCCAAGCGGATCTGAAGAAGCTCGCTCTCCTCGCGACGCTCCTCTCGGCCTTTTTCATCGGCGGGGTGACCGGGGCGCTCGGCTTCAAATATGTCGGCTTCATCACGACCGTTCCGCTCGCCGCCGCGCTGTTCGTGCTCGCAGGCGTGCCGGTGCTGGAAGATGTTATCGCCCGCCGGGCCGTGCGCGCCTTGCGCGAGCGGCGCTGA
- a CDS encoding Ppx/GppA phosphatase family protein: MGTPTDTGSPPLPASGHSSLSGSGSGQTGEAARRYAALDLGTNNCRLLVAEARGRGFRVVDAFSRIVRLGEGVSLSGRLGDAAMDRAVEALKICQRKLVDRRVERARLVATEACRTAENGGHFLDRVRDEVGLELEIVSRETEARLAVMGCASLVDRDGDGAILFDIGGGSSELVWLDTHSRSGKGLTSIGRSIRAWTSLPVGVVTLADRHGGLDVDDEKFERMTAEVSEMLERFDPGHALDRAAREGRVHFLGTSGTVTTLAGVYLGLARYDRRQVDGTWLEAGDVADMIGRVRAMSYRDRVESPCIGADRADLVIAGCAILEAIRRRWPCPRLRVADRGLREGILTELIAEDRDGGGRRGGPQRGRHHGHDGRAGERAR, translated from the coding sequence GTGGGCACACCCACAGACACCGGCTCGCCGCCCCTCCCGGCGTCGGGCCACTCTTCGCTTTCCGGGAGCGGAAGCGGTCAGACGGGCGAGGCGGCGCGGCGCTATGCGGCGCTCGATCTCGGCACCAACAATTGCCGTCTGCTCGTCGCCGAGGCGCGCGGGCGCGGATTCCGTGTCGTCGATGCGTTTTCGCGGATCGTGCGGCTCGGAGAAGGCGTCAGCCTCTCCGGCCGGCTCGGCGATGCCGCGATGGACCGCGCCGTCGAAGCGTTGAAGATTTGTCAGCGCAAGCTCGTCGACCGCAGGGTCGAGCGTGCGCGGCTCGTCGCCACCGAAGCCTGCCGCACCGCGGAGAACGGGGGCCATTTTCTCGATCGCGTGCGCGACGAGGTGGGCCTCGAACTCGAGATCGTGTCGCGGGAAACGGAGGCGAGGCTCGCCGTGATGGGGTGCGCCTCGCTCGTCGATCGCGACGGGGACGGGGCGATCCTGTTCGATATCGGCGGCGGCTCGTCCGAGCTCGTCTGGCTCGACACCCACAGCCGCTCGGGCAAGGGACTCACGTCGATCGGCCGTTCGATCCGCGCCTGGACGTCGCTGCCGGTTGGCGTCGTCACGCTCGCCGACCGCCACGGCGGCCTCGACGTCGACGATGAGAAGTTCGAGCGGATGACGGCCGAAGTCTCCGAGATGCTGGAGCGGTTCGATCCGGGACACGCGCTCGATCGCGCCGCGCGCGAGGGACGGGTGCATTTTCTAGGCACCTCGGGCACGGTGACGACGCTCGCCGGGGTCTATCTCGGGCTGGCGCGCTACGACCGCCGTCAGGTCGACGGCACATGGCTCGAGGCCGGCGACGTCGCCGACATGATCGGCCGCGTCCGGGCAATGAGCTATCGGGATCGGGTGGAGAGCCCGTGTATTGGTGCGGACCGGGCCGATCTGGTGATCGCCGGCTGCGCCATCCTGGAGGCGATCCGGCGCCGCTGGCCATGTCCGCGGCTGCGGGTCGCCGACCGGGGGCTTCGCGAGGGTATTCTGACCGAGCTCATCGCCGAGGACCGCGACGGAGGCGGACGGCGGGGCGGGCCGCAGCGCGGTCGCCACCATGGACACGACGGACGGGCAGGGGAGCGGGCGCGATGA
- a CDS encoding RlmE family RNA methyltransferase: protein MSQGKGDGSRALHVRVKTARRRTASSTRWLQRQLNDPYVRRSKAEGYRSRAAYKLLEIDEKHKLLKPGQRIVDLGAAPGGWSQVVAAHVGSTDEDPKVVSIDYLEMDALPGVIVLQKNFLDEDAPAVLVAALGGRKADLVLSDMAAPTTGHKKTDHLRIMHLCEIAAEFARDVLAPGGAFLAKVFQGGTEGTLLADLKRDFAQVIHVKPAASRQDSAELYVLARGFRGRTDVLGTHVEDDDPDAP from the coding sequence ATGAGCCAGGGCAAAGGCGACGGCAGCCGCGCGCTGCATGTGAGGGTCAAGACCGCCCGTCGGCGCACCGCCTCCTCGACGCGCTGGCTGCAACGTCAGCTCAACGATCCCTATGTGCGCCGCTCCAAGGCCGAGGGCTACCGCTCGCGGGCGGCCTACAAGCTTCTCGAGATCGACGAGAAGCACAAGCTGCTGAAGCCCGGCCAGCGGATCGTTGATCTCGGCGCCGCGCCGGGCGGCTGGTCTCAGGTCGTCGCGGCCCATGTCGGCTCGACCGACGAGGACCCGAAGGTCGTCTCCATCGATTATCTTGAGATGGATGCCCTGCCGGGCGTCATCGTTCTCCAGAAGAACTTCCTCGATGAGGATGCGCCGGCCGTGCTCGTCGCCGCCCTCGGCGGCCGCAAGGCGGACCTGGTGCTCTCCGACATGGCGGCGCCGACGACGGGCCACAAGAAGACCGACCATCTGCGCATCATGCATCTCTGCGAGATCGCGGCCGAATTCGCCCGCGACGTGCTGGCGCCGGGCGGCGCCTTCCTCGCGAAGGTCTTTCAGGGCGGCACCGAGGGGACCTTGCTCGCCGACCTGAAGCGCGACTTCGCCCAGGTGATTCACGTCAAGCCGGCGGCGAGCCGCCAGGATTCTGCCGAGCTCTACGTGCTCGCCAGGGGCTTCCGCGGCCGCACCGACGTGCTGGGCACCCACGTCGAGGACGACGATCCCGACGCGCCGTAA
- a CDS encoding MFS transporter, whose product MRSGPVSPRFTALIVASALFMENMDSSVIATSLPAIARDIVADPIALKLAFTSYLLSLAVFIPVSGWAADRFGARTVFASAIAVFTAGSIACGLSSSLEGFVLARVLQGLGGAMMTPVGRLVVLRSAPKHEIVDLIAWLTTPALIGPLIGPPLGGFISTYFHWRWIFWINVPVGILGIALALLYVPNIMAPDRPRFDRVGFVLSGLGLSGLVFGLSVLGQELIPLKVAVVLVAVGSVSTLLYVRHARRTPHAILDLKLFRLPTFRASVTGGSLFRVGIGAIPFLLPLMLQLGLGMTAFQSGSLTFVAAIGALTMKLTAAPLVRRFGFKRLLVLNGFVSAGFVFLTGLFALGVPSAVIITVLLVGGFLRSLQFTCLNTVAYAEVSHAAMSRATSLSSVVQQVSLSTGVAVGALVLETLRAARPGETILASDFLVGFCVVGAITLVAPFVFARLPRDAGAEMARRRDPDEEDAAEGALPAK is encoded by the coding sequence ATGCGTTCTGGTCCTGTCTCGCCCCGCTTCACGGCGCTCATCGTGGCGTCGGCCCTGTTCATGGAGAACATGGATTCGTCGGTGATCGCGACGTCGCTGCCCGCGATCGCCCGCGACATCGTTGCCGACCCGATCGCCCTCAAGCTCGCCTTCACGTCCTATCTCCTCAGCCTCGCCGTCTTCATTCCCGTCAGCGGCTGGGCGGCGGACCGCTTCGGCGCCCGCACGGTGTTCGCGAGCGCCATCGCCGTCTTCACCGCGGGCTCGATCGCCTGCGGGCTGTCGAGTTCGCTCGAAGGGTTCGTGCTGGCGCGGGTTCTACAAGGGCTCGGCGGAGCGATGATGACGCCGGTCGGCCGGCTCGTGGTGTTGCGCAGCGCCCCGAAGCACGAGATCGTCGACCTAATCGCCTGGCTGACGACGCCGGCGCTGATCGGGCCGCTGATCGGACCGCCGCTCGGCGGCTTCATCTCGACCTATTTCCACTGGCGCTGGATCTTCTGGATCAACGTGCCGGTCGGCATTCTCGGCATCGCGCTGGCGCTGCTTTATGTGCCGAACATCATGGCCCCGGACCGGCCACGCTTCGACCGGGTCGGCTTCGTTCTCTCGGGACTCGGCCTCTCCGGGCTCGTGTTCGGCCTCTCGGTGCTCGGCCAGGAACTGATCCCGCTCAAGGTGGCGGTCGTTCTGGTCGCGGTCGGCTCCGTCTCGACGCTGCTTTATGTCCGCCATGCCCGGCGCACACCCCACGCGATCCTCGATCTGAAGCTTTTTCGGCTGCCGACCTTCCGGGCGAGCGTCACCGGCGGGTCGCTGTTCCGGGTCGGTATCGGGGCGATCCCGTTCCTGTTGCCGCTCATGCTCCAGCTCGGGCTCGGCATGACGGCGTTCCAGTCCGGTTCGCTCACCTTCGTCGCCGCGATCGGCGCGCTGACGATGAAGCTCACGGCCGCGCCGCTGGTGCGCCGCTTCGGCTTCAAGCGGCTTCTCGTCCTCAACGGCTTCGTCTCGGCCGGCTTCGTCTTCCTGACCGGCCTGTTCGCGCTCGGCGTCCCCTCGGCCGTCATCATCACGGTGCTGCTCGTCGGCGGCTTCCTGCGCTCGCTGCAATTCACCTGCCTCAACACAGTCGCCTATGCGGAGGTCAGCCACGCCGCGATGAGCCGTGCGACGAGCCTCTCGAGCGTCGTGCAGCAGGTCTCGCTCTCGACCGGCGTCGCGGTCGGCGCGCTGGTGCTCGAAACGCTGCGCGCGGCACGGCCGGGCGAGACCATCCTCGCGAGCGACTTTCTGGTCGGCTTCTGTGTCGTCGGCGCGATCACGCTCGTGGCGCCGTTCGTCTTCGCCCGGCTGCCGCGCGATGCCGGCGCCGAGATGGCCCGCCGCCGCGATCCGGACGAGGAGGATGCGGCAGAGGGTGCTCTACCGGCGAAATAA
- the guaB gene encoding IMP dehydrogenase encodes MAQIVETLTGRDALTFDDVLLLPGHSEVLPGEVDVGSRVTRSMFLNLPIISAAMDTVTEARLAIAMAQAGGIGVIHRNLTPEDQAEEVRQVKKFESGMIVNPVVIGPDATLADALTLMKHHGISGIPVVENGGIGGYHTGRLVGILTNRDVRFASNPGQRVYELMTRENLITVRDGVSQQEAKRLLHAHRIEKLLVVDDAYNCIGLVTVKDIEKAQLNPHASKDEQGRLRVAAATNVGPSGIERAERLIDAGVDLVVVDTAHGHSQRVLEMVTRVKKISNAVQVLAGNVATGDGTRALIDAGADSIKVGIGPGSICTTRVVAGVGVPQLTAIMEAVDVASKADIPIVADGGIKFSGDLAKALAAGASCAMVGSLLAGTEESPGETYLHQGRSFKAYRGMGSIGAMARGSADRYFQAEVRDTLKLVPEGIEGQVPYKGPIASVLHQLAGGLRAAMGYVGAADIRSFQERARFVRITSAGFRESHAHDVAIVRESPNYPSSL; translated from the coding sequence ATGGCACAAATCGTCGAAACCCTGACCGGCCGAGATGCGCTGACGTTCGACGACGTCCTGCTGCTGCCGGGCCATTCCGAGGTTCTGCCGGGCGAGGTCGACGTCGGGTCCCGCGTCACCCGCTCGATGTTCCTCAACCTGCCGATCATTTCGGCGGCGATGGATACCGTCACCGAAGCCCGCCTCGCGATCGCCATGGCCCAGGCCGGCGGCATCGGCGTCATCCACCGCAACCTCACGCCCGAGGATCAGGCGGAGGAAGTGCGGCAGGTGAAGAAGTTCGAATCCGGCATGATCGTGAATCCGGTCGTGATCGGGCCGGACGCGACGCTCGCCGATGCGCTGACGCTGATGAAGCATCACGGCATCTCGGGCATCCCGGTGGTCGAGAACGGCGGGATCGGCGGCTACCACACCGGCCGTCTCGTCGGCATCCTGACCAACCGCGACGTGCGTTTCGCCTCCAATCCCGGCCAGCGTGTCTACGAGCTGATGACGCGCGAAAATCTCATCACCGTGCGGGACGGGGTCAGCCAGCAGGAGGCCAAGCGCCTCCTCCACGCGCACCGGATCGAGAAGCTCCTCGTTGTCGACGACGCCTACAATTGCATCGGCCTCGTCACCGTGAAGGACATCGAGAAGGCCCAGCTCAACCCGCACGCGTCGAAAGACGAGCAGGGCCGGCTGCGCGTCGCCGCCGCCACCAATGTCGGCCCGTCCGGCATCGAGCGCGCCGAGCGCCTCATCGACGCCGGCGTCGATCTCGTCGTCGTCGACACCGCCCACGGCCATTCCCAGCGCGTGCTCGAGATGGTCACGCGGGTGAAGAAGATCTCCAACGCCGTCCAGGTGCTCGCCGGCAACGTGGCGACCGGCGACGGCACCCGCGCCCTCATCGATGCCGGCGCGGACTCGATCAAGGTCGGCATCGGCCCCGGCTCGATCTGCACCACCCGCGTCGTCGCCGGCGTCGGCGTGCCCCAGCTCACCGCCATCATGGAGGCGGTCGACGTCGCCTCGAAGGCCGATATCCCGATCGTCGCCGACGGCGGCATCAAGTTCTCGGGCGACCTCGCGAAGGCGCTCGCCGCCGGAGCCTCGTGCGCGATGGTCGGCTCGCTCCTCGCCGGCACCGAGGAGAGCCCGGGCGAGACCTATCTGCACCAGGGCCGCAGCTTCAAAGCCTATCGCGGCATGGGCTCGATCGGCGCGATGGCCCGCGGTTCGGCCGACCGCTACTTCCAGGCCGAGGTGCGCGACACCCTGAAGCTCGTGCCGGAAGGCATCGAGGGCCAGGTGCCCTACAAGGGGCCGATCGCAAGCGTGCTGCACCAGCTCGCCGGCGGCCTGCGCGCGGCGATGGGCTATGTCGGCGCGGCCGACATCCGCTCCTTCCAGGAGCGCGCCCGCTTCGTGCGCATCACCAGCGCCGGCTTCCGCGAGAGCCACGCCCACGACGTGGCGATCGTCCGCGAGAGCCCGAACTATCCGTCCTCGCTCTGA
- a CDS encoding RsmB/NOP family class I SAM-dependent RNA methyltransferase: MTPAARLAAAIEVLADIEATRRPVQDALKAWGLAHRFAGSGDRVAIGNLVFDALRKRASLAWRMGAETPRALVLGAFRFVWGRPLDEIERRLAQDAHAPAALSDDERHRLGSDDGLADAPDWVKADVPEWLAPSLARTFGDRFVVEGAGLAGRAPVDLRVNTLKATRDEVVAALADLDAVATALSPIGIRVPVGEGPAKPPHVQSELGFAKGHFEVQDEGSQIAALVAGARPGQQVLDLCAGAGGKTLAFAAEMDNRGQLYAYDSDKRRFGDIVERIDRAGARNIQIRPPGRTDPLTDLEGRMDLVVIDAPCTGTGTWRRRPDAKWRVTANALEMRVRQQDEVLATATRFVRPGGRLVYVTCSVLPEENEARIAAFLDAHRDYALTDPAGAWLAGLGTAMPEAFAAPVAGHGRALRLTPASAGTDGFFVAVLERRAPESRR; the protein is encoded by the coding sequence ATGACCCCAGCCGCACGCCTCGCCGCCGCCATCGAAGTGCTCGCCGATATCGAGGCGACGCGCCGTCCCGTGCAGGACGCGCTGAAGGCCTGGGGGCTCGCCCACCGCTTCGCCGGGTCCGGCGACCGCGTGGCGATCGGCAATCTCGTCTTCGACGCCCTGCGCAAGCGCGCCTCGCTCGCCTGGCGGATGGGCGCCGAGACGCCGCGCGCGCTCGTCCTCGGGGCGTTCCGCTTCGTCTGGGGTCGGCCGCTCGACGAGATCGAGCGCCGCCTCGCGCAGGATGCCCACGCGCCCGCCGCGCTGAGCGACGACGAGCGCCACCGGCTCGGCAGCGACGACGGGCTCGCCGATGCCCCCGATTGGGTCAAGGCCGACGTGCCCGAATGGCTCGCGCCCTCGCTCGCCCGCACCTTCGGCGATCGCTTCGTCGTCGAAGGCGCGGGCCTCGCCGGCCGCGCGCCCGTCGATCTCAGGGTCAACACGCTGAAGGCGACGCGCGACGAGGTCGTCGCCGCGCTCGCCGATCTCGATGCGGTGGCGACGGCACTGTCGCCGATCGGCATCCGCGTGCCGGTCGGGGAGGGGCCAGCCAAGCCGCCCCACGTCCAGAGCGAGCTCGGCTTCGCCAAGGGTCATTTCGAGGTGCAGGACGAGGGCTCGCAGATCGCCGCGCTCGTCGCCGGCGCCAGGCCCGGCCAGCAGGTGCTCGACCTCTGCGCCGGCGCCGGCGGCAAGACGCTCGCCTTCGCCGCCGAGATGGACAATCGCGGCCAGCTCTACGCCTACGATTCCGACAAGCGGCGGTTCGGCGACATCGTCGAGCGGATCGACCGCGCCGGCGCCCGCAACATCCAGATCCGTCCGCCCGGCCGTACCGACCCGCTGACCGATCTCGAAGGCCGCATGGACCTCGTCGTCATCGATGCGCCCTGCACCGGCACCGGCACCTGGCGCCGCCGGCCGGACGCCAAGTGGCGGGTGACGGCGAACGCGCTCGAGATGCGTGTGCGCCAGCAGGACGAGGTGCTTGCGACCGCGACCCGCTTCGTGCGGCCCGGCGGGCGGCTCGTCTACGTGACCTGCTCGGTGCTGCCCGAGGAGAACGAGGCGCGCATCGCCGCCTTCCTCGACGCGCACCGTGATTATGCCCTGACCGATCCGGCCGGCGCCTGGCTCGCCGGCCTCGGCACCGCGATGCCGGAGGCTTTCGCCGCTCCGGTCGCCGGCCACGGCCGCGCGCTGCGCCTCACCCCGGCCTCCGCGGGCACCGACGGCTTCTTCGTCGCCGTGCTCGAACGCCGGGCCCCGGAGAGCCGCCGATGA